From a region of the Pseudanabaena sp. ABRG5-3 genome:
- the rpoC1 gene encoding DNA-directed RNA polymerase subunit gamma (DNA-dependent RNA polymerase catalyzes the transcription of DNA into RNA using the four ribonucleoside triphosphates as substrates; in cyanobacteria the beta' subunit is composed of two distinct genes that produce a gamma and beta' subunit): MAKVEQRFDYVKIGLASPDRIRKWGERVLPNGSLVGEVTKPETINYRTLKPEMDGLFCERIFGPAKDWECHCGKYKRVRHRGIVCERCGVEVTESRVRRHRMGFIKLAASVTHVWYLKGIPSYMATLLDMPLRDVEQIVYFNAYVVLNPGIETEVDGVVVSVNSREIRIRGIDGVERAHLLHPKHVPTVHENQVVEAGEAIASAYNLSYKQLLSEDQWIDLEDQIYAEDPVLDGIEVGIGAEAIKQLLQNINLEKEAERLRTDIENSKGQKRAKLIKRLRVVDNFVATGSKPDWMVLDVIPVIPPDLRPMVQLDGGRFATSDLNDLYRRVINRNNRLARLQEILAPEIIVRNEKRMLQEAVDALIDNGRRGRTVVGANNRPLKSLSDIIEGKQGRFRQNLLGKRVDYSGRSVIVVGPNLKIHQCGLPKEMAIELFQPFVIHRLIKTGLVNNIKAAKKLIQRNDPAVWDVLEDVIREHPVMLNRAPTLHRLGIQAFEPLLVSGRAIQLHPLVCPAFNADFDGDQMAVHVPLSIEAQAEARLLMLASNNILSPATGRPIVTPSQDMVLGCYYLTTENPYTQRGEGRYFANFNDVVMAYEQKEIDIHSSVWVRFEGIIEGQGEEKDSEEPKVTILEDGTKVKEFPFRRIREDAEGGLISQYVKTTPGRVIFNQAIYASLAS, encoded by the coding sequence ATGGCGAAAGTGGAACAGCGATTTGACTATGTCAAGATTGGCTTGGCATCACCCGATCGCATTCGTAAATGGGGCGAACGAGTTCTACCAAATGGCAGTTTGGTTGGTGAAGTCACAAAACCTGAAACAATTAACTACCGCACACTCAAGCCAGAAATGGATGGCTTATTCTGTGAGCGGATTTTTGGTCCTGCTAAGGACTGGGAATGTCATTGTGGCAAATATAAGCGTGTGCGCCATCGTGGTATTGTTTGCGAACGTTGCGGTGTAGAAGTTACGGAGTCGCGAGTACGCCGTCACCGCATGGGCTTCATTAAGCTAGCCGCTTCGGTTACCCATGTATGGTATCTCAAGGGTATCCCTAGCTATATGGCAACCCTACTCGATATGCCTTTACGTGATGTCGAGCAAATCGTTTACTTTAACGCCTACGTTGTCCTCAATCCTGGGATTGAAACTGAGGTGGATGGTGTTGTTGTATCCGTCAATAGTCGTGAGATTCGCATTCGTGGCATTGATGGCGTAGAACGCGCCCACCTACTACATCCTAAGCATGTGCCAACGGTTCATGAGAATCAAGTAGTTGAGGCTGGGGAGGCGATCGCCAGTGCCTATAACCTCTCTTATAAGCAATTGCTTTCTGAGGATCAGTGGATCGATCTTGAAGATCAAATCTATGCTGAAGATCCTGTTTTAGATGGTATTGAAGTTGGTATTGGCGCTGAAGCAATTAAGCAATTATTGCAAAATATCAATCTTGAAAAAGAGGCGGAGCGTCTCCGTACTGATATTGAAAACTCCAAGGGGCAAAAACGTGCCAAATTAATCAAGCGTTTGCGCGTAGTTGATAACTTTGTAGCGACTGGTTCTAAGCCCGACTGGATGGTATTGGATGTAATTCCTGTGATTCCGCCAGACTTGCGTCCGATGGTGCAGCTTGATGGTGGACGTTTCGCTACCAGCGACTTGAATGATCTTTACCGTCGCGTGATCAACCGTAACAACCGTTTAGCACGCTTACAGGAAATTCTTGCTCCTGAAATCATCGTCCGTAACGAAAAGCGGATGTTGCAAGAAGCAGTAGATGCTTTGATCGATAACGGTCGTCGCGGTCGTACCGTAGTTGGCGCAAATAATCGTCCCCTCAAGTCTCTCTCGGACATTATCGAAGGTAAGCAAGGTCGTTTCCGTCAAAACTTGCTCGGTAAACGGGTTGATTACTCTGGTCGTTCCGTCATCGTGGTGGGTCCAAATCTCAAGATTCACCAATGTGGTCTGCCTAAGGAAATGGCGATCGAGCTATTCCAGCCCTTTGTGATTCACCGATTGATCAAAACAGGCTTGGTAAACAATATTAAAGCTGCGAAGAAACTGATTCAGCGTAATGATCCAGCCGTTTGGGATGTACTCGAAGATGTGATCCGCGAACACCCCGTCATGCTGAACCGCGCTCCGACGCTTCACCGTTTGGGTATTCAAGCCTTTGAACCATTGCTAGTTAGTGGTCGTGCGATCCAATTGCATCCCCTCGTTTGTCCTGCATTTAACGCCGACTTTGACGGTGACCAAATGGCGGTTCACGTACCTTTATCTATTGAAGCCCAGGCTGAAGCCCGTTTACTGATGCTGGCTTCTAACAACATCCTTTCGCCTGCCACAGGTCGTCCAATTGTTACACCTAGCCAAGATATGGTTTTAGGCTGTTACTATCTCACTACCGAAAATCCCTATACCCAGAGGGGTGAAGGACGTTACTTCGCCAATTTCAATGATGTGGTAATGGCATACGAACAGAAGGAAATCGATATTCATTCCAGTGTATGGGTACGCTTTGAAGGCATTATCGAAGGTCAGGGTGAAGAGAAAGACAGCGAAGAACCTAAGGTTACGATTTTAGAGGATGGTACTAAGGTTAAGGAATTTCCATTCCGCCGTATTCGTGAAGATGCTGAAGGTGGATTAATTTCGCAGTATGTCAAAACTACCCCTGGGCGTGTGATTTTCAATCAGGCAATTTACGCATCGCTGGCTAGTTAA
- a CDS encoding DNA-directed RNA polymerase subunit beta', producing the protein MADFTISNTDSPEEKKPQRFINRTIDKGQLKKLIAWAFTHYGTTSAANVADQLKALGFRYATQAGVSISIDDLQVPASKKALLAAAEQEIEETANRYIRGEITEVERFQKVIDTWNVTNENLKDEVVKNFKSNNPLNSVYMMAFSGARGNISQVRQLVGMRGLMADPQGEIIDLPIKTNFREGLTVTEYIISSYGARKGLVDTALRTADSGYLTRRLVDVSQDVIVRENDCGTTRGIKLKAMRDGEKTLIKLSDRLFGRVAAEDIVDPNTGEVIVMRNQEISEDLSLAVQKAGVEEVCVRSAFTCESTRSVCQMCYGWSLAHAELVDIGEAVGIIAAQSIGEPGTQLTMRTFHTGGVFTGEVAEQQRAPYDGVVKYSKKLKVRPMRTRHGEDAFIVESNGDFTLESAEGKRVYAVTQGSTLLVRDGQKVTQAQLMAEVSATGKTSRKTTEKATKALNTGLAGEVLFSDLAIEEKKDRQGNTSYVARGEKGRVWVLAGEVYNLPPGAEPTVKNEQQVVEGDVLAETRLITEHGGVVRLSEEDSRHNREVEIITASVVLDQAIVKEESYQGREHYILETQGGQSFSLKASPGTKLTNNQVVAELIDDTYHTKSGGIIKFAGVEVAKRSKGKQGYEVVKGGTLLWVPEETHEVNKDASLLMVEENQFIEAGTEVVKDIFSQTAGVVEVFQKNDILREIVIKPGDLHLVDDPQTAMQKNGSLAYPGTEIMPGLTSPELRYVEYLDSTEGPALLLRPVEEYQVPDVPTVPSQESVNQEGRSIGLRAVQRIPYKDGDRVKAIDSVELLKTQLLLEVDTDAPQLAADIEFIPNDKDPGSLRLQLVILESLVIRQDTSGDPAHSNSRTRLLVNDGDRIEPGAVVARTEILCKRAGQIRGIRQGSEVVRRLLVVTEADCITTECPSPSVQPGDLLRAGDEIGAGVITEESGQVLKVEDGKVVFRIGRPYLVSPGALLQIHDADLVQRGDNIALLVFERAKTGDIIQGLPRIEELLEARKPKEMCVLARTSGTAQVTYDSDDNPEVKILGDDGTLDDDYSFNAGQSVIISDGQKVLAGEAITDGPANPHDILDIYFHAYKESLGVRQAALLGLQKVQEFLMNEVQSVYQSQGVDISDKHIEVIVKQMTSKVRIEDGGDTTRLPGELVELHQVEQINEAMEITGGAPADYTPVLMGITKASLNTDSFISAASFQETTRVLTEAAIEGKSDWLRGLKENVIIGRLIPAGTGFNAYDTPIVDVDTGYEPDLGYDEEADDVIIDDNTARNYQIIEPRIEPIRVIDKPRSRRSFDDELVDDDVEFDDDDEEDDDDDFDDED; encoded by the coding sequence ATGGCAGATTTCACGATTAGCAACACGGATTCGCCTGAAGAAAAGAAGCCTCAACGCTTTATCAACCGTACTATCGATAAAGGACAGTTGAAAAAGCTCATTGCTTGGGCTTTTACTCACTACGGAACCACTAGCGCTGCTAATGTTGCTGACCAACTTAAAGCGTTAGGCTTTCGCTACGCAACTCAGGCTGGGGTGTCGATCAGTATTGATGACTTACAAGTACCTGCCAGTAAAAAGGCTTTACTTGCGGCGGCTGAGCAAGAGATTGAAGAAACTGCTAACCGTTACATCCGAGGCGAAATCACGGAAGTAGAACGTTTCCAAAAGGTAATTGATACATGGAACGTGACTAACGAGAACCTCAAGGATGAGGTGGTGAAAAACTTTAAGAGTAATAACCCTCTTAACTCCGTATACATGATGGCGTTCTCTGGAGCGCGGGGTAATATCTCGCAGGTACGTCAGCTTGTTGGGATGCGGGGCTTGATGGCAGATCCTCAAGGGGAAATCATCGACTTACCAATTAAAACCAACTTCCGTGAAGGTTTGACAGTTACCGAGTACATCATTTCCTCCTACGGTGCGCGGAAAGGGCTGGTAGATACGGCGCTACGGACGGCGGACTCTGGATACCTCACCCGTCGTCTGGTAGACGTATCGCAGGATGTGATCGTTCGGGAAAATGATTGCGGTACTACTCGCGGCATTAAGCTCAAGGCAATGCGTGATGGAGAAAAGACCCTCATTAAGCTGTCCGATCGCCTATTTGGTCGTGTCGCTGCTGAAGATATTGTCGATCCTAATACTGGCGAAGTGATCGTCATGCGGAACCAGGAGATTTCCGAAGATCTTTCTTTGGCGGTTCAAAAGGCAGGTGTTGAAGAGGTCTGTGTACGCTCAGCCTTTACCTGTGAATCGACGCGATCAGTTTGCCAAATGTGCTACGGCTGGAGCTTGGCTCATGCCGAATTAGTAGATATCGGTGAAGCTGTGGGAATTATTGCCGCGCAGTCCATCGGTGAACCTGGTACACAGCTAACCATGCGTACCTTCCACACTGGTGGTGTATTTACAGGGGAAGTTGCGGAACAACAACGCGCTCCCTACGATGGTGTAGTCAAATACAGTAAAAAGCTGAAAGTCCGCCCCATGCGTACTCGTCACGGTGAAGATGCGTTTATCGTCGAATCAAACGGTGACTTCACGCTCGAAAGTGCTGAGGGTAAGCGCGTTTATGCTGTTACCCAAGGTTCAACTTTGCTAGTACGTGATGGACAGAAAGTTACTCAAGCTCAATTAATGGCTGAGGTTTCGGCAACAGGCAAGACTTCTCGTAAGACTACAGAAAAGGCAACTAAAGCCCTGAATACTGGTTTAGCTGGTGAAGTTCTCTTCTCAGATCTCGCAATCGAAGAGAAGAAAGACCGTCAAGGTAACACTAGTTATGTAGCTCGTGGTGAAAAAGGTCGGGTTTGGGTCTTGGCTGGTGAAGTTTATAATCTGCCCCCTGGTGCTGAACCAACTGTCAAGAATGAACAGCAAGTCGTTGAAGGTGATGTTTTAGCCGAAACTCGTTTGATTACTGAGCATGGTGGTGTTGTGCGTCTGAGCGAAGAAGACAGCCGCCATAACCGTGAGGTGGAAATTATTACCGCTTCGGTAGTACTTGATCAGGCGATTGTAAAGGAAGAGAGCTATCAAGGTCGTGAGCATTATATTCTCGAAACCCAAGGTGGTCAAAGCTTCTCCCTCAAGGCTTCCCCCGGAACTAAGCTGACCAATAATCAGGTGGTTGCAGAACTAATTGATGATACTTACCACACCAAGAGTGGCGGTATTATCAAATTTGCGGGTGTGGAAGTTGCCAAGCGCAGCAAAGGTAAACAGGGCTATGAAGTTGTCAAGGGTGGCACATTGCTCTGGGTTCCTGAAGAAACCCATGAGGTCAACAAAGATGCTTCGTTGTTGATGGTCGAAGAAAACCAATTCATCGAGGCTGGTACTGAAGTTGTTAAAGATATCTTCAGCCAAACCGCAGGCGTTGTTGAAGTCTTCCAAAAGAACGATATTTTGCGCGAAATCGTGATTAAACCAGGGGATTTACACTTGGTTGACGATCCTCAAACGGCGATGCAAAAGAATGGTTCTTTGGCTTACCCTGGCACAGAAATTATGCCCGGATTGACCTCTCCTGAATTGCGCTATGTCGAATATTTGGATTCGACTGAAGGTCCTGCATTACTCTTGCGTCCTGTGGAAGAGTATCAAGTGCCTGATGTACCTACGGTTCCTAGTCAAGAATCAGTCAACCAAGAAGGTCGTTCCATCGGTTTGCGGGCTGTGCAACGGATTCCCTACAAGGATGGCGATCGCGTGAAGGCGATCGATAGCGTTGAGCTACTCAAAACCCAATTGTTGCTAGAAGTTGATACCGACGCGCCCCAATTGGCAGCCGATATCGAGTTTATCCCTAACGACAAAGACCCTGGTAGCTTGCGTTTGCAACTGGTAATTCTCGAATCTTTAGTAATTCGTCAAGATACCTCTGGCGATCCTGCCCATAGTAATTCGCGGACTCGTCTGCTCGTAAATGATGGCGATCGCATTGAACCCGGTGCAGTTGTGGCTCGTACTGAAATCCTTTGCAAACGTGCAGGACAGATTCGCGGTATTCGTCAAGGATCGGAAGTAGTCCGTCGCTTACTCGTAGTGACTGAAGCTGATTGCATCACCACTGAATGTCCTAGCCCCAGCGTCCAACCTGGCGATTTACTCAGAGCAGGTGATGAAATTGGCGCAGGTGTCATTACCGAAGAATCAGGTCAAGTCCTCAAAGTTGAAGATGGCAAGGTCGTCTTCCGTATCGGTCGTCCTTACCTCGTCTCCCCCGGTGCATTGCTACAAATCCATGATGCTGACCTCGTCCAACGGGGTGACAACATCGCGCTACTGGTATTTGAGCGGGCAAAAACAGGGGACATTATCCAAGGTCTACCTCGGATTGAAGAACTGCTCGAAGCCCGTAAGCCTAAGGAAATGTGCGTACTTGCCCGTACCTCAGGTACTGCCCAAGTTACCTACGATTCTGATGATAATCCTGAAGTCAAGATCCTTGGTGATGATGGCACATTGGATGATGACTATTCCTTCAATGCTGGTCAGAGTGTGATTATCTCCGATGGTCAAAAGGTACTAGCAGGCGAAGCGATTACCGATGGTCCCGCGAATCCCCATGACATTCTCGACATTTACTTCCATGCCTATAAGGAATCCCTTGGCGTGCGCCAAGCAGCGCTCCTTGGTTTACAGAAGGTACAAGAGTTCTTGATGAACGAAGTCCAATCGGTATACCAATCTCAGGGTGTAGACATTTCCGATAAGCACATTGAAGTTATCGTCAAGCAGATGACCTCCAAGGTACGCATCGAGGATGGTGGCGACACTACTCGTTTACCTGGGGAACTTGTAGAACTCCATCAAGTTGAACAAATCAACGAAGCAATGGAAATTACAGGTGGCGCACCTGCGGACTACACGCCTGTGTTGATGGGTATTACCAAGGCAAGTTTGAACACCGACAGCTTTATCTCGGCAGCGAGTTTCCAAGAAACCACTCGTGTTCTCACCGAGGCAGCGATCGAAGGTAAGTCTGACTGGTTGCGTGGTCTTAAGGAAAACGTCATTATCGGTCGTCTGATTCCTGCGGGTACAGGCTTCAATGCTTACGATACTCCAATCGTCGATGTGGATACTGGCTATGAGCCAGATCTCGGCTATGACGAAGAAGCAGATGATGTGATCATTGATGACAATACTGCCCGTAATTATCAAATCATTGAGCCTCGCATCGAGCCAATCCGTGTCATTGATAAGCCTCGCAGTCGTCGCAGCTTTGATGATGAGCTAGTGGATGATGATGTGGAATTCGATGATGATGACGAAGAAGATGATGACGATGATTTTGATGATGAAGACTAA